The Thermincola ferriacetica genome segment GGTTTCGCAGGAAACCCAAGAGATCGGAATTACCCTCAGCGATGACGGGCCAGGCATTCCCGGGGAGGATCTACCGTATATCTGGGACCGTTTTTACAAGGTCGATAAATCAAGGGCCAAGGGGGCCGGTGGTACCGGTTTGGGTCTGGCTATTGTAAAAAGATTAGTTGACGCCCATAATGGGTCCATTGATATAGAAAGTCAGCCAGGTAAAGGAACAACTTTTATAATAAAACTGCCTGCAGGCGGGAAAAATTTATCCGGCACGTAATTCAGTTCCTAAAGTATAAGTATAAAAGAAGCAGCAAGGTGAAAAGATATAGCCTGAACGGAGGCGTTTTTTATGAAGGTATGGAAAGTTCTTTTCAACCTGTTGCTGATATGCTTTATTCTTTTATCTGTCACCGGTTGTTCCTTCAGTGTAGGTTCTCCGCAGCGGAAACCGGAAATAAGTAGGGAAGACGTCAAGGGCATGGTAAAAGAGGAAGTCAATTCGGGCCAAACCAAAAGACTGGTCGAAAACGCAGTGGCCAAACAGCAGATGGAAGATCTGTTAAAGTCGCCGGAGGCCATGAAACTGCTTCAACAGGCCGTAATGGAAAGCTTTGCCGCTCCTAAAGTAGGAAAAGAATTACAGAAAAATATGAGTGCCACACTGCAAACCCCGGAAATTCAGAAGCTTTTTCAGGAGCATATCCAAAAAGCCCTGACTACACCGGAAGTACAAAAAAGCCTGCGTAACATGGTCCAGCAATCTATTATGCAAATAGTACAGGGCCAGGGTGGTGGCGGCGGTGGTGCCGGTGGCGGCGGTGGTGCCGGTGGTGGCGGTGGAACTTAGGAGGTTGTCTGGAAGGCAGCCTCTTTAAAATACCCTTTTTCCAGGGCTTGGCCGCATTGAACCATTACTTTGCCCCCGGCAATTACTGTATCAATATTTAAGTCCTTATCTAACAGGACCAGGTCGGCATCATAACCAACTTTGACTTTCCCTTTACCGGCAAGTTTTAACAGGGCTGCTACATTGCAGGTAATCAGTGAAATGGCCTCTGGAAAGGATAAAATGTTTTGTTTGATTAATTCGCGCACATCCTTCCATAATACTTCCACCGATCCCACCGAGATGGACTCCATGTTGCCGGCGGAGTCGAAATGTGGCAGACTGCCGTTGCCGTCCGAACTTACTGTAATCTGTTTAAGATTGACCTTTGCGTCTATCAGGTATTTTACCGCCTGTACCACGTGCAGGACCCTGGGCCCGTCATCCCTGGGATTGATGCCTGCTGTCAGATCAATATAGCCGCCCTTTAAAGCATAGTCTATAGCCTGGTAAAAGAGCCTGTCCAACCTGTTTGTATGAGTTGGGTTAAACTGAGTAATTGGCAGATCGGTATTATTTATCACATCAAATAATAACTGTAGTCCTTTTTTTCCTTCCCCTACATGAACGTGTACTATGCCGGCTTTGCCGCTCAGAATACCTCCAACCCTGGCTTCCGCTCCAAGTTTAGCCAGCATTTCCAGGGTTGGTTGAGCGGAGCGGTGATCAGAAATAGCGATTTCCCCGCAGCCGATAACCTTATCAATTAAAACCAGGTCGCTTCTCAAACTGTCAGTAAAAGTTCTGGTCGGTATCTCGTAGGCCCCGGTGTAAATATAAGTGGAAATTCCTTCCTGTTCCAGGCCTCGTGCTTTTGCCAGCAAACCGGCCACACTCCTGCTGACCCCATCTACTCCCAACAGGCCAACTACTGTGGTAATGCCATTGGTGGTCAACTGGTGGAGCTTGATTTCCGGTGTCCTGCTGGCCGGGCCGGCCTCGCCGCCTCCACCGGCAATATGGACATGCTGGTCTATGAAACCAGGTACAACATACATATTATCGGCGGCAATTATCTTTGTTTCCAGCGGCAGTCCCGATACATTTATCAGGGCGCCTATATGAATGATTTTCCCGGCGCAGATAAGGATATCCACCTTGCCCATGTCTTCCGGAGCGAACAGGTGGCCGTTTCTGATTACCGTAAACATAAGCTACCTCCGTCTGTGGTTATCCAAATCTTCAGCATGGTATTATTGTAGGCGAATTTAAAGAAAATTATTTAAATTCTGCAAAAAGCTCTGGAAATTTTCCGCCGGTTTATGTAAAATAAAATTAACAATAACAATATTTTACTGTTCTGGGTGATGATAATGCTTGTTGACAAAAGTAAAACCGTGTATCCCAGGCGTTACTTCAGAATCCCGGCAGACATGTCTGTGGAATTTAATATAATGAGATTTCAAAAAAGAGATGTCAAACACCTGATGGATAAAAAGGGGTTCGGACAATGCCGTGACCTGGGTGAGGATGGCCTGAGCTTCGTTTCTCAGTTGAAATTGCCGATAGGTATGGTTTTGCGGGTTACTTTGCATTTACCGCACCTTGGCGATGAACGTGTGCTGGCCCGTGTTGTCAGGTGTGAACCTGTCATGGAAGGAAACCTTATTGCCGTACAGTTTTTCAATATAAACGACCGGCGCCGGGAAAAAGTGAGGGCCTATATCGCGGAAGAAACAAAAAAACAATATAAGTTCCTGAATCATTTATAACATTTTGTGCCTGGCAGGGCACTTTTTTGTTTGCTTCCTGATTCCTAACTGGTATACTGAAGATGGATAAAGGTATAAGTCTTGTCCAAACAGTGGAAAAATATTGACTGGTAAATTTGCGATAAAGGAGCATTCATGTTGGAACAGGTAGTCTTATGGAAATGCGGCGACTACGACCCAGAACTTTTGAAAGAAGCCCTTAAACGATGTTTTACCTTGCTGGGGGGCCTTGATAAATTTGTCAGGTCCGGCCAGACCGTTTTCTTAAAACTGAATTTGTTGATGAAAAAGAAACCGGAAGATGCCGTCACAACACACCCGGCCGTCGTGGAGGCCATGGTACGCCTGTTGCAGGAACGCGGCGCCACGGTCATTATCGGGGACAGTCCCGGGGGGCCTTATAATCAAATGGCTTTAAAAGCCGTTTACAGAACAGCCGGAATTGAGGAAGTGGCCCGTAAAACCGGTGCTACTCTGAACTTCAACACCCAGGAAATTGATGTACCTTACCCGGAAGGTAAAATTATCAAACGTTTTACCCTGATTAAGCCCCTTGTCGATGCAGACATTTACATATCCTTGTCCAAGCTGAAAACACATATGATGACTAAATTTACAGGCGCTGTGAAAGTTAATTTCGGGGCCATTCCCGGCATGCTGAAGGCAGAATACCATTTTAAAATGCCCAGGGTAATGGATTTTTCTGAGATGCTGCTTGATTTAACGGAGTGTCTAAAACCTACCCTGAATATCATGGACGCCATAGTTGGTATGGAAGGTAAGGGCCCTTCAGCAGGGACCCCTAAGAAGGTAGGCGCCCTTTTGGTCAGTACCAGCGCGCCGGCCCTTGATGTGGTGGCGGCTGCCCTGGCGGGCATAGAACCTGTTTCTATACCAACTGTTAAAGCGGCAGAAAACAGGGGTCTTCCGGCTTCCATAAACCAAGTGGAACTTATGGGCTATAAACTTACCGATTTTAATATTCAGCCCTTTGCTCTCCCTGACTATACGGGCGAAGCCAGATTTCCAATTCCCGATCTTCTGAACAGGTTTCTGGAATCGTGGCTTAAACCAAAGCCGGTTTTCATGGAAGATCAATGTATCTTCTGCCGGGAATGCATAAATAACTGCCCGCCAAAAGCTTTAAGCGCGGGAAATAAAGCGCCGGAAATAGACTTAAACAAGTGTATCCGTTGTTTTTGCTGCCAGGAATTATGCCCCCGCAAGGCCGTGGATATAAAGAAATCACCCTTAGCCAGGTTACTGTTTAAGTAACTTTATAATTTCATGAAAAGGAGAGAAGACCTTGTTAGTTTCGGCAGAATGTATCCCGTGCTATTTGCAGCAGGCTATAAATACTTTGGAAAAAGGAGAAGTACCCAGGGCAAAATGGAATGAATTACTCAAGCGGCTGCTCCCTTTGATCAGTTCCCTGCCTGATGATAAAACACCGGCGGAAAATTCAACGTTGGTAATTCACCGGCTGGCGGAAATGCTTGGTGGTAATGACCCGTTTTTCAAGGCCAAAGAGGAATCAAACAAACGGGCCCTTTCTTATATTAAAGACCTCAGGGGGACTATTGCCGGGTCTGAAGACCCCTTGTTTACAGCCCTAAAAATTTCGGTGGCCGGCAATGTGGTCGATCTGGGCCTTTTTGATGACTTTGACTTGACTCAGGCCCTGGAAGATGCGCTTAAATTTGATTTTACCATTAACGACTATGACCGGTTTAAACAGGATATTGCCAAGGCTGAAACAGTATTAATTATCGGGGATAACAGCGGCGAAATTGTCTTTGACAGGCTTTTAGCCGAACAATTAAGGGCAATGCATAAAGAAGTTTTTTATGGGGTAAAGGGCGGATTCATCCTTAATGACGCCACAATCCAAGACGCCAACACAGCCGGGCTCCCGGAGGTTGCCCGTGTGATCACCAATGGCAATAGTTACCTGGGCACAGTAGAAAAATACTGCAGTGAGGAATTTTTAACGGTTTTCCAAAATGCCGATACGGTCATCAGTAAAGGACAAGCTAATTACGAATCCCTGGAAGGCACAGTTCTGGCAGGGGAAAAAACCTATTTTCTTTTGAAGGCCAAATGTCCACTGGTGGCCAAGCACCTGGGTGTCAGATATGGTGCTATTGTGTTTAAGAGAAATGCGGTGGACAGTGAACAGTTGACAGTTAACAGTTAACAGTGAACAGTGAACAGTTAGCGTAAATTTTTTAAACCGCAGAATCCACAGAGGGCCCAGAGAAATATTTAAGCGGTTTCACCATCACAGTATTATTTAAATAATTTAATAATGTTTACAAAGAGAGCCGTTATCCCGGCGGCCATCAGGGGGCCAACGGGAATACCTCTGAAAAAGACGATGCCGATTATTGACCCCACTACCAGGCCAACCATTAGTTCCGGATCCATTTTCAGCAAATTAAGACCCTGGCCGTTCATATAGGTGGCGATGGCGCCGCCCAGGATGGCTAGGATTCCCGAAATGGTGATAAAACTATTAGATATATCTTTTATAGATACCTGGCCGGTAGCAAAAGGTACCAAAACGGAAATGGTTAGAAATAAAAGGCCTAATTCCAGGCCTCTGCGTTCCAGAACAGGGAAAAACTGGTGGAGGTTAAAGAGTTTTAGAACCAGTAAAATACATGCTGCCGTCGCGATAATATTGGACCTACCAAGGATGCCTATCAGGATCAGGGTAACCAGAAGGGCTTCCCCCCACATAAATTAAGTCCCCCTTGAATTATATCCTTACCATATAACCTATGAACTCATTTTAACTTATGCGCCTCTAACAAATGATATTCTATTCTTAGCTTTGAACGACCAACCCACCGCCGTTGTATAAAAATTACCAGTCCGAGCTATAATATTGTTGCACCGGGTGGCATTTTATGATAAAATAACCAATGGTGTTAAATACACACGTCTCCTTGATTTACGCCGCGGTGCCGGGTCTCCGGTCCGGCGTAGAAATGAAAGAGGCGGAGGATTAAAACCAGTTGAGAGGAGGTGAACCTTGTGGCCGTTATTTCTATGAAACAACTGCTGGAGGCCGGGGTTCATTTTGGTCATCAGACCAGGCGTTGGAATCCCAAAATGGCTCAATACATCTTTACTGACAGGAACGGTATCTACATAATTGACCTACAAAAAACAGTAAAGATGGTAGAAATTGCTTATGAGTTTATTAAAAATACTGTTGCCGAGGGAAAAACAATTCTGTTTGTCGGCACCAAGAAACAGGCGCAGGAAGCAGTTAAAGAAGAGGCTGAACGTTGCGGTATGTTCTATGTCAATCAACGTTGGCTGGGTGGTATGTTAACCAATTTCCACACCATCCGCAAACGTATCAACCGTCTTCAGGAACTGGAGAAAATGGAAGTTGACGGAACCTTTGAAGTCCTGCCCAAGAAGGAAGTAGCTGCGCTCCAGCATGAAAAGGAAAAACTGCAAAAGTTTTTGGGCGGTATCAAGGATATGAAGGAACTACCCGGCGCTCTGTTTGTAATCGACCCTCGTAAAGAGCGTATCGCTGTAGCCGAAGCCAGAAAACTTGGCATACCTATCGTAGCTATCGTTGATACCAACTGTGACCCTGACGAAATTGACTATGTCATACCCGGAAATGACGATGCTATTAGAGCAGTTAAGCTGTTGACGAGCAAAATGGCTGATGCTGTTTTGGAAGGCAATCAGGGCCAGGATGTAGTCGATGAGGAAACAGCCGCTGCGGAATAAAGGTAAGGGTGACCGTTTAGGGGGAGATCCCTAACCGTCACCCTTATTTAATATATTTGCCTTTTTAAAAATAAGGAGGTCTTTTGCATGATTACAGCTGCAATGGTAAAAGAATTGCGTGAAATTACCAACGCCGGAATGATGGACTGCAAAAAGGCTTTAATGGAAACCAACGGTGATATGGAAAAAGCGATCGAGTACCTGAGAGAAAAAGGCTTGGCCGCTGCAGCCAAAAAGGCCGGCAGGATTGCTGCAGAAGGTATTGTTGATTCCTATATTCATGCCGGAGGAAAAATTGGCGTATTGGTAGAAGTAAACTGTGAAACTGATTTCGTGGCCAAGACAGATGAATTCAAGAGCTTTGTGCGAGATGTGGCAATGCAGATTGCTGCTGCCAAACCCGAATATGTGCGTAGAGAAGAAGTGCCTGAAGAAATTGTTCAGAAGGAAAAAGAAATTCTTAGGGCACAGGCATTAAATGAAGGCAAACCGGAAGCTATCGTAGACAAAATGGTTAACGGCAGGATTGAGAAGTTCTTTAAAGAAGTTTGCCTCATGGAGCAGCCGTTCATTAAGGACCCTGACTTAACTATTGAACAACTTTTAAATGAAAAAGTAGCTAAAATAGGCGAAAAAATCTCTATTCGCAGGTTTGTGCGCTATGAAATGGGCGAAGGTCTTGAAAAGAGACAGGATAACTTTGCAGAAGAAGTTGCTGCCCAAATGAAAAAATAAGGATGGACGAAAAAGGGAACACGTTGAGGGCTTGGGAACTCTTGCAAACACAATGTTGTTCTCTTTTTTTCAAAAAATATAATTTCCCGAAAAAGGATTTTTGAGCAATGTGTAGAAAATAAATCTGCATATAGGCGGGAGGGCTATAATTTCATGGAACAACCCAAATATAGACGCATTGTGCTTAAGTTGAGCGGCGAGGCGCTGGCAGGCCAGCAGAAATTTGGTATCGACCCGGATGTGGTCAATTCCATTGCTGAGCAGGTCAAAGAGATCAGTTTGCTTGGTGTGGAAGTGGCCATTGTCGTTGGCGCAGGAAATATCTGGCGCGGTATTGCCGGCAGCAGTAAAGGAATGGATAGGGCAACCGCAGATTATATGGGCATGCTGGCGACTGTCATCAACTCAATGGCCTTGTTGGATGCCCTCGAAAAAATCGGGGTTGATACACGGGTCTTAACGGCTATTGAAATGCGGGAAGTAGCGGAGCCCTATATCCGCCGCCGAGCTATCAGGCATTTGGAAAAGAAAAGGGTCGTCATTTTCGGCGCCGGAACGGGAAATCCCTATTTTTCTACCGATACGGCTGCTGCTTTGCGGGCCGCAGAAATTGAAGCTGATGTTATTCTTATGGCTAAACAGGTAGATGGCGTCTATGACAGTGATCCCATGAAAAATCCGAACGCCAAAAAATTTTACGAACTTGGTTATATTGACGTACTTAACAAAGGCCTGGGGGTTATGGATTCCACCGCTACCTCCCTGTGCATGGACAATAAAATACCGATTATAGTTTTTAACCTGAATGTACGAGGCAATATCAAAAAAGTAGTTATGGGAGAAAATATAGGTACTTATGTCGGGGGTGAATTAAATGGTCAAAGACATAATTAATGAGGCAGAAGACCGGATGAAGAAAGCTGTTGAAGCATTGAGGAAAGACCTGGCCACCTTGAGAACCGGTCGGGCAACTCCGGCTTTACTGGAAAAAATTCAGGTAGATTATTATGGAGTACCAACCCCGATTAACCAAATGGCCAAGGTATCTGCTCCCGAACCCCGTTTGTTGGTAATTCAGCCATGGGATAAAAGTGTGTTGGGAGAAATCGAAAAGGCTATTATGAAATCAGATTTGGGGTTAACCCCGAACAATGACGGAACAGTGATTCGTCTGAATATTCCGCAACTTACTCAGGAGCGCCGGGCTGAACTGGTAAAAATCTGCAAGAAAAAGGCGGAAGACGGTCGGGTGGCTATCAGAAACATTCGACGGGATGCTAATGACCAGCTTAAAGAATTTGAAAAATCTGGCGATATATCTGAAGATGATAACAGGCGAGGGCAGGAAGAAATACAGAAGCTGACCGATAAATATATAAAAGAGGTAGACCAGTTACTGGAACATAAAGAACAGGAAATTATGGAGGTCTAGTCTTGCACGGAGGCACTGCGAAGGATTTGCCTGACCTTATAGGATTCGATATTAACGAAGCTTTGGAGACTTTGGACCGGTTGGGTTACAAAGTTAAAGAAGTGCAAGTAACGAAACCTATTTTTGCAACAGAGCCAATTGGGGGAGCTAAGGTGGTGCGCCTCAAACCAGTTGGGGACAATCTACTCCAGGTTGTTGTTGCATACCAGGATTATCTGAAAGGAGGTGCTTAGAAGCTATGGCATACAAAATTACCGATGAGTGTGTAGCTTGTGGTACTTGTTTAGACACCTGTCCTAACGGTGCTATTGAGGAAGGTGATATCTACAAGATCACCGACGCATGCGCTGACTGCGGCGCTTGCGCTGAAGCTTGCCCGACAGGAGCCATTGTAGAAGAGTAGTCTTCAAACCCCCTCCTTTCCGAGGGGGTTTGTTTTAGCCATATAATTCCTAAGGAGGCACTATGTGTATGGGTTTTTGGAACAAAATTTTTGGCAAATCTCGACCGAACCCGGCGGAAGAAAAAGAACTGCTAGCTGCTATTGATATGAACAAACTTCCCATGCATATTGCCATAATTATGGATGGCAACGGACGCTGGGCAGCCCGCAGAGGGTTGCCGCGGGCTGCCGGGCACCGGGCAGGTGTAGAGTCGCTAAGGGATATCGTGAAAACCTGTTCCTCCTTGGGAATTAAATACTTAACCGTTTATGCTTTTTCTACCGAAAATTGGAAGCGACCGCAGGAAGAAGTTAATATTTTAATGGATTTGCTGGTAGAATATTTGGGCAAAGAGATGCGGGAACTGCATCAGAACAATGTTAAAGTGAGAGCTATTGGCCGGATAGAAGAGCTTCCTGCCAGCGCTCAAAAGGCTCTGTCGGATGCCTTTGAGCTGACCGGTAATAATTCAGGCTTGACCCTTACCCTGGCTTTAAACTACGGTGGGCGTCTGGAAATAGTGGAAGCTGTACAAAAGATTGCGGGTGAGGTCCTGAAGGGAAAACTGGATCTTAAGGCAATCGATGAAAAAGTGGTTAACGAGCATTTGTATACCGTTGGAATGCCGGAACCGGACCTGGTCATTAGGCCTTCAGGGGAACTGCGGATTAGTAATTTTCTGCTGTGGCAGATAGCTTACTCTGAACTGTGGTATTCGCCGGTTTTGTGGCCCAGCTTTAGAAAGGTACATTTGCTGCAGGCGATTATTGATTTTCAAAAACGCCAGCGCAGGTTTGGTGGATTATAAGAAAGTTAAGAGGTATAATTATGTTACTTTACCGGGTTTTAAGTGCTGTTATCGGAATACCCATATTGCTTTTTTCTGTATGGCTGGGTGGTTGGTACCTGGCTGCTGTAATAACGGTTTTAGCGGTAATTGGCGTATTGGAATTTGCCAGAATTGCCGAGGGTATGCAGGTCAAAGTCTGGGTACCCGGAATGTTGATAGGAGTTATTTTATTCATCCTTTCAGTTTTGTTTCCTAAAAAAATTAAGCTGGCACTGGTTGTTACCATAATTATTTGGGTCTTTTTATGCCGGACTGTTATCGGAACTCGTTTTAACATATTAAACGGCGCCCTATCCCTGACAGGGACAATTTATCTTGGTTGGTTACTAAGCCACATTCTGTTATTGCGTGCGTTGGAATTCGGTTTTTATTTGGTTTTATTTGTTTTTATGGCCACGTGGTTTACAGATACAATGGCTTATTTTGTTGGCTCGGGGATAGGCCGGCACAAGCTGGCCCCTACCATCAGCCCCAAAAAAACAATTGAGGGGGCTGTTGGTGGGCTAATTGGCAGCACTCTGGCCGGACTTTTGATGTCATTTTTTTTAAAAGAAGTTCCCATGATACACTTGCTGGTTATTGGATTCTTGGCCGGTATTGTGGGGCAGGCAGGCGACCTGGTTGAATCGGCTATGAAACGAAAAGCAGGGGTCAAAGATTCCGGAAACCTCATACCGGGGCACGGGGGAGTACTTGACCGTTTCGACAGCATGTTATTTACTGCGCCCTTGGTATACTATTATGTTCAGTTGTTTATAATAAATTGAGGTGACTTTTTTTGAAACACCTGATAAAAAATCTTTTTGTCATCCTGATTATAGTTTCAGGCACATACCTGTTTTACCGGTACATATTACCGTATATTGTACCTTTTGTTATTGCCGGCGTATTGACTGTTTTTATTGAGCCGCTGGTGCGCCTGCTGCAGTCCAAAGCAAAACTGCCAAGAGCGCCGGCGGTGATAATATCATTGATACTGATCATTGGTTTGACAGGTACTTTATTGACTCTGTTTGTTGCTCGGCTGGTTGCAGAGTTAATAGAGTTTTCTTCTTCCTTGCCCATGTATACGGAAATGCTGGCTAAAAACATCGTTCATTTACGGGCAACTGCCGAAAGTTTTTATTTCAGCCTACCGGCTAGCCTGCTGGAGTTTATTGCCAACAATATGGGGACAATCGAAAAAAACATTGGCGCTTATTTGACCCAATTGCAGGCTTTTACTAAGGAAATGTTGAACCAATTTATTATTCTTGTTTCTTCCGTCCCGGGAATTTTGGTGATAATTTTTGTCAGCCTGATTGCCACTTTTTTTATGGCCAAGGACCGCCGGGTTATTATAGGGTTTTGGCTGCGTATAATGCCTGAACCTTGGGGGTCAAAGACCATTCAGGTTTTAAAGGATGTGAGTGCGGCCCTTTTCGGGTACGCCAGGGCCCAGTTAATTTTAATAAGTATAACTTTTTTCAATTCATTAATTGGGCTGGCTATTATTGATGCGCCATATATCCTTTTGATGGCGGCAATGATCGGGGTTTTTGATCTGATTCCGGTGTTAGGTCCGGGTACTGTTTATATACCCTGGATCATATGGGAAATAATTAATAATAATGTTGTATTTGCTGTAAAACTGGGTGTGGTTTATATTATAATAGTAATTATCAGGCAGGTATTGGAAGCTAAAGTGGTGGCCAATGCGATGGGTTTACACCCTTTAGCGACTTTAATTTCCATCTACGTTGGTCTGCAGATTTTCGGTCCCCTGGGACTTGTTTTGGGACCTTTGTTTTTGATAGGATTGAAAGCGCTGGCCAAAGCGGGTATTGTTGATTGGCCTTCAGGATAAAATACTACATACGTGGGGAGAAAAAAACGGTGAAAAATATTGCTATTATAGGAAGTACCGGTTCTATAGGCACCCAAACACTGGAAGTCATAGATTTATTTCCAGATCATTTTAATGTAGTTGCCCTGGCGGCCGGTTCCAACACGGAGCTGCTGGCAGAGCAGGCGGCCAGGTACAGGCCCCAACTGGTTTGCATAGGCCAAAAAGATCTTTATCATGACCTGAAAGAAAAAATAGGGCATCTGGAATGTAAAGTTACCGCTGGCCCGGAGGGGCTGGTGGAAGTTGCTACCTTTAGCAAAGCAGATGTAGTGGTTACATCTATTACAGGCGCTTTAGGGCTTGTTCCGACGGTAGAAGCTATAAAATCCGGCAAAAATATTGCCCTGGCTAATAAGGAAACTCTGGTTGCTGCCGGGGATATCGTGATGGCTTTGGCCCATGAATACGGGGTGAAGATACTGCCAGTCGACAGTGAACATTCCGCCATCTTTCAGTGCCTGAACGGGGAAGATAACCGGCGAATCAGGAAATTAATCCTTACGGCGTCGGGGGGGCCTTTCCGGGGAAAAAACCGGTCGCAGCTTGTTCATATCGGTCCGGAAGATGCCTTGCGTCATCCTAACTGGTGCATGGGCGCTAAAATTACTGTTGATTCCGCTACTTTAATGAATAAAGGGCTTGAGGTTATCGAAGCCAAGTGGTTGTTTGGCGTGGATTTATCCAACATTGACGTGGTCATTCATCCCCAGAGTGTAATCCATTCGATGGTCGAGTTTGTCGATGGTTCCATAATCGCACAGTTAGGACTGCCGGATATGAAGTTACCTATTCAGTATGCCTTAACTTATCCGCAGCGCGAACCTAATAATTTTCCCCGGCTTAATTTGAGCCAAATCAGAAACTTAACCTTTGAAGAACCGGACAGGCAGACTTTTTCCTGCTTGGATATAGCCTTTGCGGCGGCTAGGAAAGGAGGAACCATGCCGGCGGTAATGAATGCAGCCAATGAAGAGGCAGTGGCGCTCTTTTTAAAGAAAAAGATAAAGTTCCTCGATATTCCGAATATAATTCTCAAGGTAATGGAAAGACACCGGTTGATAGAAAAGCCGCAGTTAAGCCAGATTCTGGAATGTGATGCCTGGGCCAGACAGGAAGTTTACACGTTGCTGTAAGCGACATTTTTGACAGCAAGGAAGGTGGGATTTATGTTAGAGTCTTTTTTGCATACTGTTATTTACACAATATTACCGGCTATAGTTGTTTTCGGCATGATGATTATTTTTCACGAGTTGGGCCATTTTTTGGTGGCCAAGTTGATGGGGGTGCAGGTTTTCGAATTTTCTATCGGCTTCGGACCCAGAATATATCGGTTTGTTAAGGGCGAAACTTTCTACACTTTAAGGTCACTTCCTTTGGGCGGTTTTGTCCGCATGGCCGGTATGGATGCGGAAGAGGATAACCGAGAGATGGAAAAACGGAAAGAACTATGTGCTGAGAAGGGCGTTGATTTCGATTTCTGCGTTGATCCCGAACGGAGTTTTAACAACAAAGGAGCGCTCCAGAGGATTGCTGTAATTGCAGCAGGTCCACTGATGAATTTTGTTTTAGCCGTATTTCTTTATGCGATTATGTATGCTTATATTGGGTTGCCGGTAAACGTAATTAAGGAAGTATCTCCCGGAAAACCTGCTGCCGCAGCAGGGATCAAACCAGGGGACAAGGTGGTGGCTGTTAATAATAAGCCCGTCCGAACCTGGGAGGGTCTGGTGGACGTAATTCATAACAGCGCCAATAAAAAAGTGACCCTGACAGTCGAAAGAGACAATCGCCGACAGTCTTTTACCGTTGTGCCGGAGTTAGACAAAACAAATAAAATCGGTCTCATTGGCATAGCGCCTGTTATAGAGAGA includes the following:
- a CDS encoding isoprenyl transferase, which translates into the protein MGFWNKIFGKSRPNPAEEKELLAAIDMNKLPMHIAIIMDGNGRWAARRGLPRAAGHRAGVESLRDIVKTCSSLGIKYLTVYAFSTENWKRPQEEVNILMDLLVEYLGKEMRELHQNNVKVRAIGRIEELPASAQKALSDAFELTGNNSGLTLTLALNYGGRLEIVEAVQKIAGEVLKGKLDLKAIDEKVVNEHLYTVGMPEPDLVIRPSGELRISNFLLWQIAYSELWYSPVLWPSFRKVHLLQAIIDFQKRQRRFGGL
- a CDS encoding phosphatidate cytidylyltransferase; its protein translation is MLLYRVLSAVIGIPILLFSVWLGGWYLAAVITVLAVIGVLEFARIAEGMQVKVWVPGMLIGVILFILSVLFPKKIKLALVVTIIIWVFLCRTVIGTRFNILNGALSLTGTIYLGWLLSHILLLRALEFGFYLVLFVFMATWFTDTMAYFVGSGIGRHKLAPTISPKKTIEGAVGGLIGSTLAGLLMSFFLKEVPMIHLLVIGFLAGIVGQAGDLVESAMKRKAGVKDSGNLIPGHGGVLDRFDSMLFTAPLVYYYVQLFIIN
- a CDS encoding DUF362 domain-containing protein; translated protein: MAYKITDECVACGTCLDTCPNGAIEEGDIYKITDACADCGACAEACPTGAIVEE
- a CDS encoding 1-deoxy-D-xylulose-5-phosphate reductoisomerase gives rise to the protein MKNIAIIGSTGSIGTQTLEVIDLFPDHFNVVALAAGSNTELLAEQAARYRPQLVCIGQKDLYHDLKEKIGHLECKVTAGPEGLVEVATFSKADVVVTSITGALGLVPTVEAIKSGKNIALANKETLVAAGDIVMALAHEYGVKILPVDSEHSAIFQCLNGEDNRRIRKLILTASGGPFRGKNRSQLVHIGPEDALRHPNWCMGAKITVDSATLMNKGLEVIEAKWLFGVDLSNIDVVIHPQSVIHSMVEFVDGSIIAQLGLPDMKLPIQYALTYPQREPNNFPRLNLSQIRNLTFEEPDRQTFSCLDIAFAAARKGGTMPAVMNAANEEAVALFLKKKIKFLDIPNIILKVMERHRLIEKPQLSQILECDAWARQEVYTLL
- the ytvI gene encoding sporulation integral membrane protein YtvI; its protein translation is MKHLIKNLFVILIIVSGTYLFYRYILPYIVPFVIAGVLTVFIEPLVRLLQSKAKLPRAPAVIISLILIIGLTGTLLTLFVARLVAELIEFSSSLPMYTEMLAKNIVHLRATAESFYFSLPASLLEFIANNMGTIEKNIGAYLTQLQAFTKEMLNQFIILVSSVPGILVIIFVSLIATFFMAKDRRVIIGFWLRIMPEPWGSKTIQVLKDVSAALFGYARAQLILISITFFNSLIGLAIIDAPYILLMAAMIGVFDLIPVLGPGTVYIPWIIWEIINNNVVFAVKLGVVYIIIVIIRQVLEAKVVANAMGLHPLATLISIYVGLQIFGPLGLVLGPLFLIGLKALAKAGIVDWPSG
- the rseP gene encoding RIP metalloprotease RseP, producing the protein MLESFLHTVIYTILPAIVVFGMMIIFHELGHFLVAKLMGVQVFEFSIGFGPRIYRFVKGETFYTLRSLPLGGFVRMAGMDAEEDNREMEKRKELCAEKGVDFDFCVDPERSFNNKGALQRIAVIAAGPLMNFVLAVFLYAIMYAYIGLPVNVIKEVSPGKPAAAAGIKPGDKVVAVNNKPVRTWEGLVDVIHNSANKKVTLTVERDNRRQSFTVVPELDKTNKIGLIGIAPVIERPGILKSISLGTVHTYRVLALTFDFLGKMFAKQVPVELSGPVRITMELGKAAEMGIMPLIQLAGFLSIQIGLFNLFPIPALDGSRIIFLGIEGLRGRPVDPSKENFIHLVGLSLLLLLMVVITYKDILHIIG
- the frr gene encoding ribosome recycling factor, translated to MVKDIINEAEDRMKKAVEALRKDLATLRTGRATPALLEKIQVDYYGVPTPINQMAKVSAPEPRLLVIQPWDKSVLGEIEKAIMKSDLGLTPNNDGTVIRLNIPQLTQERRAELVKICKKKAEDGRVAIRNIRRDANDQLKEFEKSGDISEDDNRRGQEEIQKLTDKYIKEVDQLLEHKEQEIMEV